One Streptomyces sp. NBC_00554 DNA segment encodes these proteins:
- a CDS encoding Fur family transcriptional regulator, with the protein MVSTDWKSDLRQRGYRLTPQRQLVLEAVDTLEHATPDDILVEVRKTASGVNISTVYRTLELLEELGLVSHAHLGHGAPTYHLADRHHHIHLVCRECKNVIEADTSVAAEFTAKLRATFGFETDMKHFAIFGLCKDCSLKNSNTKS; encoded by the coding sequence GTGGTAAGCACCGACTGGAAGAGCGATCTGCGGCAGCGCGGTTACCGGCTGACCCCGCAGCGGCAGCTTGTGCTCGAAGCGGTGGACACGCTGGAGCACGCCACCCCGGACGACATTCTGGTCGAAGTGCGCAAAACGGCGTCGGGCGTGAACATCTCGACGGTCTACCGGACGCTGGAGCTCCTCGAAGAGCTCGGCCTGGTCAGCCACGCGCACCTCGGGCACGGCGCCCCGACGTACCACCTGGCCGACCGGCACCACCACATCCACCTGGTGTGCCGGGAGTGCAAGAACGTCATCGAGGCCGACACCTCGGTCGCCGCCGAGTTCACCGCGAAGCTCCGCGCGACGTTCGGCTTCGAGACCGACATGAAGCACTTCGCGATCTTCGGCCTCTGCAAGGACTGCTCGCTCAAGAATTCAAATACCAAGTCGTAG